One window from the genome of Phormidium ambiguum IAM M-71 encodes:
- a CDS encoding LysE family translocator, with product MTLSSIVALFSAMVVLAAIPSVSVLAVSTRAATSGFIHGVFTTIGIVLGDIIFIAIAIWGLSFLAETMGNFFVLIKYLGGAYLIFLGISLCRSKSRSLATEEVVQSSLLSSFLTGLFITLGDQKATLFYLGFFPAFVDLSQVSWWDAGMIIAIATVAVGGVKLGYAFLANKARLMISSNVTKGLNIAAGCVMIAVGVFLIIKN from the coding sequence ATGACACTTAGCAGCATTGTGGCATTATTCAGCGCGATGGTTGTGTTAGCTGCTATTCCTAGTGTGAGTGTTTTGGCGGTTTCCACAAGAGCGGCGACTTCTGGATTTATTCATGGTGTTTTCACGACTATAGGAATAGTGTTAGGTGACATTATTTTTATAGCGATCGCTATTTGGGGTTTGTCGTTTCTAGCGGAAACGATGGGTAATTTTTTTGTGTTAATCAAATACCTTGGTGGTGCTTATTTAATATTTTTGGGAATAAGTTTATGTAGGTCAAAATCAAGAAGTTTGGCAACAGAGGAAGTGGTTCAATCTTCTTTGTTATCGAGTTTTTTGACGGGATTGTTTATTACATTGGGCGATCAAAAAGCGACGTTATTTTATCTGGGGTTTTTTCCAGCTTTTGTCGATCTTTCTCAAGTTTCTTGGTGGGATGCTGGGATGATTATTGCGATCGCAACAGTAGCTGTAGGCGGTGTAAAACTTGGTTATGCGTTTCTGGCAAATAAAGCTAGATTAATGATTAGTTCTAACGTTACAAAAGGACTAAACATTGCTGCTGGCTGTGTCATGATAGCTGTGGGAGTATTCTTAATCATCAAAAATTAA
- a CDS encoding peroxiredoxin family protein yields the protein MLTSTDFSGLINERFFRNFLPIPAHNELRLGTITKDFELLDITNSQLVKLSSFRGKQPVILDFTRIFTEKQYCPLCYPHIKAMNENYERFSSRGIAVLMITSTDKQQSEKVVQDLGLKMPLLSDPSCWVFREYQVGQALGAPLPAQFVLNKEGKLVYKHLFSFLSPNASIEQLLAEV from the coding sequence ATGCTGACTTCCACTGATTTTAGCGGTTTAATCAACGAACGTTTCTTCCGTAACTTTTTGCCAATTCCTGCTCATAATGAATTACGATTAGGAACAATTACCAAAGATTTTGAATTGCTAGATATTACCAATAGTCAGTTAGTCAAACTATCAAGTTTTAGAGGCAAACAACCTGTTATTTTAGATTTCACGCGAATTTTTACCGAAAAGCAATACTGTCCATTGTGTTATCCCCACATTAAGGCAATGAATGAAAACTACGAACGGTTTTCTAGCAGGGGAATAGCAGTTTTAATGATTACTAGTACTGACAAACAACAAAGTGAAAAAGTTGTGCAAGACTTGGGTTTAAAAATGCCTTTATTGAGCGATCCGAGTTGCTGGGTGTTTCGAGAATATCAAGTCGGTCAAGCTTTAGGTGCGCCTTTACCAGCGCAATTTGTATTAAATAAGGAAGGTAAATTAGTTTACAAACATTTGTTTTCTTTTTTATCACCTAATGCTTCGATCGAGCAGTTGTTGGCAGAAGTTTAA
- a CDS encoding peroxiredoxin, translating to MPLSYASEGCLRVGQSAPDFNATAVVDQEFKSIKLSDYRGKYVVLFFYPLDFTFVCPTEIIAFSDRYEEFKALNTEVLGVSVDSEFSHLAWIQTDRKSGGLGELAYPLVSDIKKDISAAYNVLDPDAGVALRGLFIIDKDGVIQHATINNLSFGRSVEETLRTLKAIQYVQTHPDEVCPAGWQPGEKTMTPDPVKSKVYFASV from the coding sequence ATGCCTCTAAGTTACGCATCAGAAGGATGTCTGCGTGTTGGTCAATCTGCGCCTGACTTTAATGCAACAGCTGTAGTAGATCAAGAATTTAAATCAATCAAGCTGTCTGACTATCGTGGCAAGTATGTAGTGTTGTTCTTCTATCCGTTGGACTTTACCTTTGTTTGCCCAACTGAGATTATCGCATTTAGCGATCGCTACGAAGAATTCAAAGCACTCAACACTGAAGTTCTGGGCGTTTCCGTAGATAGCGAATTCTCCCACTTAGCTTGGATTCAAACCGATCGCAAATCTGGTGGATTGGGTGAATTGGCTTACCCTCTAGTTTCTGACATTAAAAAAGATATCAGCGCCGCTTACAACGTTCTCGATCCTGATGCCGGAGTAGCTTTGCGCGGTCTGTTCATCATTGACAAAGACGGTGTAATTCAACACGCCACTATCAATAACCTGTCCTTTGGTCGCAGCGTTGAAGAAACATTGCGGACTCTGAAAGCGATTCAATACGTTCAAACTCACCCAGATGAAGTTTGCCCCGCTGGTTGGCAACCTGGTGAAAAGACTATGACACCCGATCCTGTTAAGTCTAAAGTTTACTTTGCTTCTGTTTAA
- a CDS encoding amylo-alpha-1,6-glucosidase: MENLDRREWLLTNGLGSFACGTACDARTRTYHGWLIAALNPPSDRTLLLSHLEATLEIAGKTWQLGTNFWSDGEISPLGYQLLRSFTIEPIPTWVWSDENWQLTRQLEMPNRFPKSGEELVNYQFDQKTVIQYIYQGQETAILRLKPLIADRNFHHQQTATPELKFSQKVSQNRVLFQARNQDWQGATWQLTWSKGNYQIAEYWYWNYYYPEEELRGLGDREDLWCPGELTINLQPGDRIVLEAKLGWADEQGRINSTTSTIPSPQSPVPSPQSPILNQLLRAADRFIVYRQSISGPTVIAGYPWFNDWGRDTLIALPGLALTTGRFEIAKGLLQTFGSYCKYGLIPNTFPDQGNEPFYNSIDASLWWIETLGLYLEATEDWDFLVTQYPVFRQIYKAFVAGTLFNIHIDAIDGLLTWDAPNVAITWMDVVINGKPITPRYGKPVEINALWYSALCWAIKWAEKLSTMQSANSEKLLGQRDRYFEKAEQVKKSLQKYWNPEQQYFYDTISPDDQPDPKIRPNAVLALSSYHCGFPPEQARQVLEIAKEKLLTPYGLRSLAPDDSDYIGFYTGDSLHRDSAYHQGTVWSWLIGCFINAWQRFYQTEPLPFDWQPMLEHFQNQACLGSVSEIFDGDPPHTPQGAFAQAWSVAEVLRYFPK, translated from the coding sequence ATGGAAAATCTAGATCGGCGAGAGTGGTTATTGACCAATGGGCTAGGTAGTTTTGCTTGTGGTACCGCGTGTGATGCCCGCACCCGCACCTATCACGGTTGGTTAATTGCGGCATTAAATCCTCCTAGCGATCGCACTTTGTTGCTTTCTCACTTGGAAGCAACCCTAGAAATTGCTGGTAAAACTTGGCAATTAGGCACAAATTTTTGGTCAGATGGTGAGATTTCCCCTTTGGGTTATCAACTTTTGCGATCGTTCACCATCGAACCGATTCCCACTTGGGTTTGGAGCGATGAAAATTGGCAGTTAACTAGACAACTAGAAATGCCAAATAGGTTTCCTAAATCGGGCGAAGAATTAGTTAATTATCAGTTCGATCAGAAAACTGTAATTCAATATATTTATCAAGGTCAAGAAACTGCTATCTTACGGTTAAAACCGTTAATTGCCGATCGCAACTTTCACCATCAACAAACTGCCACCCCAGAATTAAAATTCTCGCAAAAAGTTAGCCAAAACCGTGTACTTTTCCAAGCAAGAAATCAAGATTGGCAAGGCGCAACTTGGCAGTTAACTTGGAGTAAAGGAAATTACCAAATAGCAGAATATTGGTATTGGAATTATTACTACCCTGAAGAAGAATTGCGCGGATTAGGCGATCGGGAAGACCTCTGGTGTCCCGGTGAATTAACTATTAACTTGCAACCAGGCGATCGGATCGTATTAGAAGCCAAACTAGGCTGGGCAGACGAGCAGGGGAGAATTAATTCAACTACATCAACTATCCCCAGTCCCCAATCCCCAGTCCCCAGTCCCCAGTCCCCTATTCTCAATCAACTACTTCGCGCTGCCGATCGATTTATTGTGTATCGCCAATCAATTTCCGGGCCAACTGTAATTGCGGGATATCCTTGGTTTAATGATTGGGGTAGAGACACCTTAATTGCCTTACCAGGTTTAGCACTAACAACAGGTCGATTTGAAATTGCTAAAGGGTTATTACAAACTTTCGGTTCTTATTGTAAATATGGTTTAATTCCTAACACATTTCCTGACCAAGGAAACGAACCATTTTATAATAGTATTGATGCGTCTTTGTGGTGGATCGAAACATTAGGACTTTACTTAGAAGCAACAGAAGATTGGGATTTTTTAGTAACTCAATATCCTGTTTTTCGCCAAATTTACAAAGCCTTCGTTGCTGGTACTTTATTCAATATTCATATTGATGCGATCGATGGTTTACTAACTTGGGATGCACCAAATGTTGCTATTACTTGGATGGATGTAGTTATTAATGGAAAACCGATTACTCCTCGTTATGGTAAACCAGTAGAAATTAATGCTTTGTGGTATTCGGCTTTATGTTGGGCAATTAAATGGGCTGAAAAACTGTCAACTATGCAATCGGCAAATTCGGAAAAGTTATTGGGACAGCGCGATCGTTATTTCGAAAAAGCCGAACAAGTTAAAAAATCCCTGCAAAAATACTGGAATCCTGAACAACAATATTTTTACGATACTATTTCCCCAGATGACCAACCCGACCCGAAAATTCGTCCTAATGCCGTTCTAGCTTTATCCTCATATCATTGCGGATTTCCCCCAGAACAAGCCCGTCAAGTATTAGAAATAGCCAAGGAAAAACTGTTAACTCCTTATGGTTTACGCAGTCTCGCACCAGACGATTCTGATTATATTGGTTTCTATACCGGAGATTCACTTCACCGAGATAGTGCTTACCATCAAGGCACAGTTTGGAGTTGGTTAATCGGCTGTTTTATTAATGCTTGGCAACGCTTTTATCAAACAGAACCTTTGCCGTTTGATTGGCAACCAATGTTAGAACATTTCCAAAATCAAGCTTGTTTAGGTTCAGTTTCAGAAATCTTTGATGGCGACCCACCACACACTCCCCAAGGTGCTTTTGCTCAAGCTTGGTCAGTAGCAGAAGTGCTTCGTTACTTTCCCAAATGA
- a CDS encoding WD40 repeat domain-containing protein, with the protein MTQPNILELAKQGNPEAITTLMNRQLQPKGITVKAVLKEGCLQVMLESSQVPDEQAMVAFVCKGMTSLGAKSITKLRIYGKQVGEEFPAWVKEFILRKNNETNLNPQPKPQISAPPPQQMQAPPLSSSRVTPKSSNNTDDPNFDLASLITDENLDLNMSDLINELSVSPKPAPRQISKSLPTEAFTKSELEPSTEIWRCVHTLRGHLCEVNSVAFNPDCKTLASGGGGTKDAIKIWDIETGKEICSIRQHDSWVCTLAFSPDGQILATDTGGHQTTKLWNWQTGNEILTIGALSLGKSDWGQFISAMSTFAIGHSNIITSIAFSPDGQTLASGSADNTIKIWKVQTGKQIITLTGHSGMVQSICFAPDGKVLASGSSDKDIKFWDVKTGKEIYTISGHTDSVESVAFSPDGQTIVSASRDKSIAVWDAKTSRKIHTIRGHSDWVFCVAFNPDGKTFASGSRDKTVKVWDVETGKELRTLKGHSKSVHSVAFTLDGQTLASGCEDATINIWQRELKTPAVPAIPTLTLQPKIQNWRCLLTLTGHSRGVASIAISPSGKMVASGSNDKTIKIWQLDTGDEIKTLVGHEGLFAGVNTVFFSPDEKTLVSGSSDKTIKLWQLSNGKQVRNFIGHPQSVNSVAISPDGETLASGSGDGTIKLWQLGTGREIRTLTGHSKTVNSVAISSDGQILASSSDDKTIQLWDLANGELIRTLVGHSGWVHSVAFSPDGQTLASGGSHEDHTIKLWQLSTGKEIYTLTGHSNSVLSVAFSPNGQILASASRDKTIIIWRLDRGEEICTLTGHSDAVFAVAFSPDGKTLVSGSNDKTIMIWRCD; encoded by the coding sequence ATGACTCAGCCGAATATTCTGGAACTTGCCAAGCAGGGTAATCCTGAAGCAATCACCACCCTAATGAATCGTCAGCTGCAACCGAAGGGAATTACTGTCAAAGCTGTTCTCAAAGAAGGTTGTTTACAAGTAATGCTGGAGTCATCTCAAGTTCCAGATGAACAGGCTATGGTTGCCTTTGTTTGCAAAGGAATGACAAGCTTAGGGGCTAAATCTATTACAAAACTTAGGATTTACGGGAAACAAGTAGGAGAAGAGTTCCCAGCTTGGGTTAAGGAATTTATTTTAAGGAAAAACAACGAAACTAACCTAAATCCTCAACCAAAGCCGCAAATATCAGCGCCACCACCACAACAGATGCAAGCGCCGCCGCTATCATCATCGAGAGTAACGCCTAAATCTAGCAATAATACAGACGATCCTAACTTTGACTTGGCATCTCTCATTACTGATGAGAACTTGGATCTCAATATGTCAGACTTAATTAATGAATTATCTGTTTCACCAAAGCCAGCACCCCGACAAATATCAAAATCTCTACCTACAGAAGCTTTTACAAAATCGGAATTAGAACCCTCAACTGAGATTTGGAGATGTGTACACACTCTTAGAGGACATTTATGCGAAGTAAATTCCGTTGCTTTCAATCCTGATTGTAAAACTCTTGCCAGTGGCGGTGGAGGTACAAAGGACGCTATTAAGATTTGGGATATCGAGACGGGAAAGGAAATTTGTAGTATCAGGCAACACGATAGCTGGGTTTGTACACTTGCCTTTAGCCCAGATGGGCAGATACTTGCCACTGACACTGGCGGACACCAAACTACCAAGCTTTGGAATTGGCAAACAGGCAACGAAATCCTTACTATCGGTGCTTTGTCGCTCGGAAAATCAGATTGGGGTCAATTTATTTCTGCTATGAGCACCTTTGCAATTGGGCATTCAAACATAATTACATCGATCGCTTTTAGCCCAGATGGACAGACGCTTGCTAGTGGTAGCGCAGATAATACTATTAAAATTTGGAAGGTACAGACAGGTAAACAAATTATTACTCTTACAGGGCATTCAGGCATGGTTCAATCAATTTGCTTTGCTCCTGACGGTAAGGTTCTCGCTAGTGGTAGTAGCGACAAGGATATTAAATTCTGGGATGTTAAAACAGGAAAGGAAATTTACACAATCAGTGGGCATACAGACTCAGTTGAATCAGTTGCTTTTAGTCCAGATGGTCAAACTATTGTTAGTGCTAGTAGGGATAAAAGTATTGCAGTTTGGGATGCCAAAACAAGCAGAAAAATTCATACCATCAGAGGTCATTCAGACTGGGTTTTTTGTGTTGCTTTCAATCCTGATGGTAAGACTTTCGCCAGTGGTAGCAGAGATAAAACTGTGAAGGTTTGGGATGTGGAAACAGGTAAGGAACTCCGCACCCTTAAAGGACATTCAAAATCTGTTCATTCAGTTGCTTTTACCTTAGACGGACAAACTCTTGCTAGTGGTTGTGAGGATGCGACCATTAATATTTGGCAGCGTGAGCTAAAAACCCCAGCCGTACCAGCTATTCCCACCCTTACTTTACAACCTAAAATCCAAAACTGGAGATGTCTACTTACTCTTACTGGGCATTCACGGGGCGTTGCATCTATAGCTATTAGTCCTTCCGGGAAGATGGTAGCCAGTGGCAGTAATGACAAAACTATTAAAATTTGGCAACTGGATACTGGAGATGAAATTAAGACCTTAGTAGGTCATGAAGGCTTATTTGCAGGAGTTAATACAGTTTTCTTCAGCCCAGATGAAAAGACTCTAGTTAGTGGGAGTTCGGACAAAACCATTAAGCTGTGGCAACTTAGCAATGGCAAGCAAGTTCGCAATTTCATAGGGCATCCTCAATCCGTTAATTCTGTTGCCATTAGCCCTGATGGAGAAACTCTAGCTAGTGGTAGTGGTGACGGAACTATCAAGCTGTGGCAGTTAGGAACAGGTAGAGAAATTAGGACTTTGACGGGGCATTCCAAAACAGTTAATTCAGTTGCTATCAGCTCGGACGGTCAAATTTTAGCAAGCAGCAGTGATGACAAAACTATCCAACTGTGGGATCTAGCGAATGGTGAGTTAATTCGCACTTTGGTAGGGCATTCAGGGTGGGTGCATTCCGTTGCCTTCAGCCCAGATGGGCAGACTTTAGCCAGCGGCGGGAGTCATGAAGATCACACTATCAAACTTTGGCAATTGAGTACTGGTAAAGAAATTTATACACTGACCGGGCATTCAAACTCTGTTCTTTCTGTTGCTTTTAGTCCAAATGGGCAGATTCTAGCTAGCGCCAGTAGAGACAAAACTATAATAATTTGGAGGCTCGATAGGGGGGAAGAAATTTGCACCCTGACAGGGCATTCAGATGCAGTTTTTGCTGTTGCTTTTAGCCCTGATGGAAAAACGCTAGTTAGTGGTAGTAATGACAAGACTATTATGATTTGGCGATGTGATTAA
- a CDS encoding XisI protein, producing the protein MDKLNYRELVQTIIKNHLGNSLNANTEVQIIFDTEHERYQLLHIGWQDLSRVFGCIIYIQIKNNKIWIERDGTEIGVANELLEAGVPKEDIVLAFHAPYKRKYTEFAVG; encoded by the coding sequence ATGGATAAACTAAACTACCGCGAACTGGTGCAGACAATCATTAAAAATCATCTGGGGAATAGTTTAAATGCTAATACAGAAGTGCAAATAATATTTGATACAGAGCACGAGCGCTATCAATTATTGCATATCGGTTGGCAAGATTTGAGCCGAGTATTTGGTTGCATCATTTATATACAAATTAAAAATAACAAAATCTGGATCGAGCGAGATGGCACGGAAATCGGAGTAGCTAATGAATTACTTGAAGCTGGAGTACCTAAAGAAGATATAGTTTTAGCTTTTCACGCTCCTTATAAACGGAAATATACTGAGTTTGCGGTTGGTTAA
- a CDS encoding XisH family protein, protein MPAKDLFHNTVKTALEKDSWEITDENLFIKIDQIEFYIDLVAERILTAEKAGKKIAVEVKSFIGVSVVSEFHTALGQFLNYRSALRKQQPERILYLAVSFDIYDDFFTRSFIQEVIAEHQLKLLIFEPNREEVVLWIN, encoded by the coding sequence ATGCCAGCTAAAGATTTATTTCACAACACAGTTAAAACAGCCCTAGAAAAAGATAGCTGGGAAATTACTGATGAGAACTTATTTATTAAGATCGATCAGATTGAATTTTATATAGATTTAGTAGCAGAGAGAATCTTAACAGCAGAGAAAGCTGGTAAAAAGATAGCTGTAGAGGTAAAATCTTTTATAGGAGTATCTGTAGTAAGTGAGTTTCATACAGCCCTTGGTCAGTTCCTCAATTATCGCTCTGCTTTAAGAAAGCAGCAACCAGAGCGGATTTTATACTTAGCAGTATCTTTTGATATTTACGATGATTTTTTTACAAGAAGTTTTATTCAGGAAGTTATCGCAGAACATCAACTAAAACTGCTAATTTTTGAGCCAAATAGAGAGGAGGTTGTTTTATGGATAAACTAA
- a CDS encoding SRPBCC family protein: MTDWLEHSVQVEVAVPIEFSWSLWSDLEQMPRWMKWIESVHVLEENPDLSRWKLATGGLEFTWLSRILKVVPNQIIQWESVDGLPNRGAVRFYDRHGSSIVKLTVAYGIPGWLGKLMDNLFLGRVVESTIQADLERFKEYALAAYSKS; the protein is encoded by the coding sequence ATGACAGACTGGTTAGAACATAGTGTACAAGTAGAAGTAGCAGTTCCGATCGAATTTTCCTGGAGCTTGTGGTCAGATTTGGAACAAATGCCACGCTGGATGAAATGGATCGAATCGGTTCATGTTTTGGAAGAAAACCCAGATTTATCCCGATGGAAACTGGCTACTGGTGGTTTAGAATTCACTTGGCTTTCCCGGATTTTAAAAGTAGTTCCCAATCAAATTATTCAATGGGAATCAGTTGATGGTTTACCCAATAGAGGTGCGGTGAGATTTTACGATCGACACGGTAGCAGCATTGTTAAATTAACAGTAGCTTATGGTATTCCCGGCTGGTTGGGTAAATTAATGGATAACTTATTTTTGGGGCGAGTTGTAGAGTCAACAATTCAAGCAGATTTGGAAAGATTTAAGGAATATGCACTAGCAGCATATAGCAAATCTTAA
- the zds gene encoding 9,9'-di-cis-zeta-carotene desaturase: MRVAIVGAGLAGMATAIDLVDAGCEVEIFESRPFVGGKVGSWVDGEGNHIEMGLHVFFGCYYNLFELMRKVGAGENLLLKEHTHTFVNRGGVTGALDFRFITGAPFNGLKAFFTTSQLSLQDKIQNAIALGTSPLVRGLVDFEGAMKTIRDLDRISFADWFRSHGGSEGSLKRMWNPIAYALGFIDTENISARCMLTIFQFFAAKTEASVLRMLSGSPHEYLHKPIVNYIEERGGKIYTRRRTREILFAEEGGKTKVTGLVVANGETEETITADAYLCACDVPGIQRLLPQEWRKWSEFDNIYKLEAVPVATVQLRFDGWVTELQDNPASQKFARGSGIDNLLYTADADFSCFADLALTSPEDYYREGQGSLMQLVLTPGDPFIKESNEAIANHVLKQVHDLFPSSRKLNMTWYSVVKLAQSLYREAPGMDLYRPNQTTPIPNFFLAGSYTQQDYIDSMEGATISGRQAAKVILDLKQ, from the coding sequence ATGCGAGTTGCAATTGTTGGTGCGGGATTAGCAGGAATGGCAACAGCGATCGATCTAGTCGATGCTGGATGCGAAGTAGAAATTTTTGAATCTCGTCCCTTTGTGGGGGGTAAAGTCGGTAGCTGGGTAGACGGGGAAGGCAACCATATTGAGATGGGTTTGCACGTCTTCTTCGGTTGCTACTATAATTTATTCGAGTTAATGCGGAAAGTGGGAGCAGGAGAAAACTTACTCCTAAAAGAACATACCCACACTTTTGTTAATCGCGGTGGCGTGACTGGTGCATTAGATTTTCGGTTTATTACTGGTGCGCCTTTTAATGGATTGAAGGCATTTTTTACAACTTCGCAACTTTCTTTACAGGATAAGATTCAGAATGCGATCGCATTAGGTACTAGTCCCCTAGTTCGCGGTTTGGTAGACTTCGAGGGTGCGATGAAAACAATCCGCGACCTTGATAGAATTAGCTTTGCAGATTGGTTTAGAAGTCACGGCGGATCGGAAGGTAGTTTGAAAAGAATGTGGAATCCGATCGCTTATGCTTTAGGATTCATTGATACCGAAAATATTTCCGCTCGTTGTATGCTGACAATTTTTCAGTTTTTCGCGGCAAAAACGGAAGCTTCCGTACTAAGAATGTTGTCAGGTTCACCTCATGAATACTTACACAAACCTATTGTTAATTATATAGAAGAAAGAGGCGGCAAAATTTATACTCGTCGTCGCACTAGAGAAATTTTGTTTGCCGAAGAAGGGGGAAAAACCAAAGTTACAGGGTTAGTAGTTGCGAACGGAGAAACGGAAGAAACTATTACCGCTGATGCTTATCTTTGCGCTTGCGATGTCCCTGGAATTCAAAGACTTTTGCCCCAAGAATGGCGCAAATGGTCAGAGTTCGACAATATTTATAAATTAGAAGCTGTACCTGTAGCGACTGTACAATTGCGCTTTGATGGATGGGTGACAGAATTACAAGATAACCCAGCAAGTCAAAAGTTCGCTCGCGGTTCGGGAATTGATAATTTACTATATACTGCTGATGCAGATTTTTCCTGTTTTGCTGATTTAGCATTAACAAGTCCAGAAGATTATTATCGGGAAGGACAAGGTTCTTTAATGCAGTTGGTATTGACTCCAGGCGATCCTTTTATTAAAGAAAGTAATGAAGCGATCGCAAATCATGTGCTTAAACAAGTACACGATCTTTTCCCCTCTTCCCGCAAATTAAATATGACCTGGTATAGTGTAGTTAAACTCGCGCAATCTCTCTATCGAGAAGCACCAGGAATGGATCTTTATCGTCCAAATCAAACAACACCAATTCCTAACTTTTTCTTAGCAGGTAGTTACACCCAACAAGATTACATTGATAGTATGGAAGGTGCAACTATTTCGGGAAGACAAGCAGCGAAAGTAATTTTAGACTTGAAACAATAG
- a CDS encoding DUF6930 domain-containing protein gives MTTFNRSTYRRLNQLNQIPSVWEGDRRHLSANVESDYEGQKECIVWVDGSQGVVRAMDVVGVEAGPEAIVRTLLRAMEYPQGPVKPGRPQKIVVRDREIQFYLRGILQDLGIAIEYVPSLPLIDELFREFEEDQNTHPPHLPPLYAPLLMSVAEEIWRNAPWEILEEHQIISIAINKWDVQTLYVSILGMLGKEYGILLYRSLDSLKHFRASVLQQKESSIEQLEESFLKQDCLFITFEKSEDFFEEYEEEDLDLADLSLSEVEPNFGNIHPLEGLRASLFEEEALTVFVALTALNRFLRQHRRRLSIDDVPKISSNYRINLPPVTEANEIVPVKVSTLPEVTEELWEMASSQTLMELEEDDDEDEDDLSPDLRDDLIPSDSLVSIGMISWEMMDDLRSHLHNLQINENIPEVGEGLPIVLIQTSRPKALTLIEQIEATGGIKNLFFNPGEDPFDNDLFDLGILQTNNGEMYLFSEFSQNDPIHKEAMKKWNSRIKKTKGNCGVLVARGLKGASRGNPKLPDMMALFIAKCISHEEAGLGTLQRIVQLDWE, from the coding sequence ATGACAACTTTTAATCGCTCTACCTATCGTCGGTTAAATCAATTAAATCAAATTCCCAGCGTATGGGAGGGCGATCGCCGACATTTATCTGCTAATGTTGAGTCCGACTATGAAGGACAAAAAGAATGTATTGTTTGGGTAGATGGCAGCCAGGGCGTTGTTCGGGCGATGGATGTGGTAGGGGTGGAAGCAGGGCCTGAAGCGATTGTACGGACTTTGTTACGAGCGATGGAGTATCCCCAGGGGCCTGTAAAACCGGGGAGACCTCAAAAAATTGTGGTGCGCGATCGAGAAATTCAATTTTACTTAAGGGGTATCTTACAAGATTTAGGTATTGCTATTGAGTATGTTCCTTCCCTACCCCTAATTGATGAATTATTTCGGGAATTTGAAGAAGACCAAAACACTCATCCCCCCCATTTACCGCCACTATATGCACCACTATTAATGTCAGTGGCGGAAGAAATTTGGCGAAATGCTCCTTGGGAAATTCTCGAAGAACATCAAATAATTTCCATTGCAATTAATAAATGGGATGTGCAAACTTTGTATGTCTCAATTCTAGGAATGTTAGGTAAAGAATATGGGATATTATTATACCGTTCTTTGGATTCTTTAAAACATTTTCGCGCTTCAGTGTTGCAACAAAAAGAAAGTTCGATCGAACAATTAGAAGAATCTTTCCTCAAACAAGATTGTTTATTTATCACCTTTGAAAAAAGTGAGGATTTCTTTGAAGAATACGAAGAAGAAGACCTGGATTTAGCAGATTTATCGCTGTCAGAAGTCGAACCAAATTTTGGCAATATTCATCCTTTGGAAGGTTTGAGAGCTTCTTTATTTGAAGAAGAAGCATTAACAGTTTTTGTGGCTCTCACAGCATTAAATCGATTTTTGCGCCAGCATCGTCGCCGACTCTCAATTGATGATGTTCCCAAAATTAGTAGTAACTACCGGATTAATTTACCTCCGGTAACGGAAGCTAATGAAATAGTACCTGTGAAAGTATCAACTTTGCCAGAAGTAACAGAAGAATTATGGGAAATGGCTAGTTCACAAACTTTGATGGAACTAGAAGAAGATGATGATGAAGATGAAGATGACCTTTCTCCTGACTTACGCGATGATTTAATTCCATCAGATTCTCTTGTGAGTATTGGGATGATTTCTTGGGAAATGATGGATGATTTGCGTTCTCATTTACATAACCTGCAAATCAATGAAAATATACCAGAAGTAGGGGAGGGGTTGCCAATAGTTTTAATTCAAACTTCTCGGCCAAAAGCACTAACGTTAATTGAGCAAATTGAAGCAACAGGTGGGATAAAAAATCTATTTTTTAATCCAGGTGAAGATCCCTTTGATAACGATCTTTTTGATTTAGGGATTTTGCAAACTAACAATGGAGAAATGTATCTGTTTAGTGAATTTAGCCAAAACGATCCCATCCATAAAGAAGCTATGAAAAAGTGGAATTCTCGGATCAAAAAAACTAAAGGTAATTGTGGAGTGTTAGTTGCTAGAGGGTTGAAAGGTGCTTCTAGAGGAAATCCCAAATTACCAGATATGATGGCTTTGTTTATCGCTAAATGTATCTCCCATGAAGAAGCAGGTTTGGGTACTCTCCAACGCATAGTTCAATTAGATTGGGAATGA